One stretch of Roseovarius mucosus DNA includes these proteins:
- the rlmJ gene encoding 23S rRNA (adenine(2030)-N(6))-methyltransferase RlmJ produces MLSYQHHYHAGNPADVHKHAALAWVLDYLCQKPKPLSYIETHAGRGLYDLGDAAALKTGEAAQGVARLEARFATDHPYRRRLTQTRAAHGARAYPGSPLIAAQSLRRVDSLHLAELHPAENAHLRRNLAGYDVNIRQQDGFEMAQELCPPTPRRGVLLVDPSYEVKTEYESIPRHLTQIARKWNVGILMLWYPILTSGAHEGMLIHLGAAFPEGLRHEVAFPPVRAGHRMVGSGLFVVNAPYGLEAELARITEVFAAKG; encoded by the coding sequence ATGCTCAGCTATCAGCACCATTACCACGCGGGCAATCCGGCGGATGTCCACAAGCACGCAGCGCTTGCCTGGGTGTTGGACTATCTGTGCCAAAAGCCGAAACCGCTCAGCTATATCGAGACCCACGCTGGGCGCGGCCTCTATGATCTGGGCGATGCCGCGGCGCTGAAAACCGGCGAGGCGGCGCAGGGCGTGGCGCGGCTTGAGGCGCGCTTTGCCACCGACCACCCGTATCGCCGCCGTTTGACCCAGACCCGCGCGGCCCATGGGGCCAGAGCCTATCCCGGCTCGCCCTTGATCGCCGCGCAGAGCCTGCGCCGGGTGGACAGCCTGCATCTGGCCGAACTGCACCCCGCCGAGAACGCGCATCTGCGGCGCAATCTGGCGGGCTATGATGTGAACATCCGCCAGCAGGACGGGTTCGAAATGGCACAAGAGCTGTGCCCGCCCACACCCCGGCGCGGCGTTTTGCTGGTAGACCCCAGCTATGAGGTCAAGACCGAGTATGAGAGCATCCCCCGCCACCTGACCCAGATCGCCCGCAAGTGGAATGTGGGCATCCTGATGCTCTGGTATCCGATCCTGACCAGCGGGGCGCATGAGGGGATGCTGATCCACCTTGGCGCGGCCTTTCCAGAGGGTCTGCGCCACGAGGTCGCCTTTCCCCCCGTCCGCGCCGGTCACCGGATGGTTGGCTCGGGGTTATTTGTGGTCAATGCGCCCTATGGGCTTGAGGCGGAACTTGCGCGGATAACAGAGGTATTCGCGGCGAAAGGGTGA
- a CDS encoding metal-dependent hydrolase, whose translation MHITWLGHSSFRIEIGGQVLLLDPWLNGNPMLPEDQHGPATEGATHILLTHAHFDHVADVLPLAKRLGVPVVGQYDLMSHWEAKENIATVGFNKGGTIDLGGVQITMVHATHSTSIATDAGPQVTGSECGYMIAGEGHVIYVSGDTDVMADMGVFNALHAPDIGILCAGGHFTMDMRRAAYAAKTFFEFKTVIPCHYRTFPILEQSAETLIAALPGVDVIEPQVMQPITL comes from the coding sequence ATGCACATCACATGGCTCGGCCATAGCTCTTTTCGGATCGAGATCGGCGGACAGGTCCTGCTCCTTGACCCTTGGCTCAATGGCAACCCGATGCTGCCCGAGGATCAACACGGCCCCGCCACTGAAGGGGCCACCCATATCCTATTGACCCACGCGCATTTCGATCATGTCGCCGATGTGCTGCCGCTGGCCAAGCGCCTCGGCGTGCCGGTGGTTGGGCAATATGACCTCATGTCTCATTGGGAGGCCAAGGAAAACATCGCCACCGTCGGTTTCAACAAGGGCGGCACGATCGATCTGGGCGGCGTTCAGATAACCATGGTGCATGCCACCCATTCCACCTCGATCGCCACGGATGCCGGGCCGCAGGTTACAGGCAGCGAATGTGGCTATATGATCGCCGGTGAGGGGCATGTGATTTATGTTTCGGGCGATACCGATGTGATGGCCGATATGGGCGTCTTCAACGCGCTGCATGCGCCCGATATCGGCATTCTCTGCGCGGGCGGGCATTTTACCATGGATATGCGCCGCGCCGCCTATGCGGCCAAAACCTTTTTTGAGTTCAAGACGGTGATCCCCTGCCACTACCGGACCTTCCCGATTCTGGAGCAATCCGCCGAAACGCTTATCGCGGCCCTGCCCGGTGTCGATGTGATCGAACCGCAGGTGATGCAACCGATCACGCTGTAA
- a CDS encoding N-acetylmuramoyl-L-alanine amidase gives MIVLHYTAMVTVEAALERLCDPSAEVSAHYLICERGRLWHLVDEGARAWHAGAGQWGDVTDVNSRSIGIELANTGLHPFPEPQMRALEGLIVGIMARWSIPPARVIAHSDMAPARKCDPGPRFDWRRLARQGLSIWPAQGSEAAPEQFSHDAARFGYVRSEGVSEADILRAFRLRFRPHVTGPLDPQDCAMMADLAARFAVDRAAPSA, from the coding sequence ATGATCGTGCTGCATTATACCGCGATGGTCACGGTCGAGGCGGCGCTGGAGCGGTTGTGCGATCCCTCTGCCGAGGTGTCGGCGCATTACCTGATCTGCGAGCGTGGCCGCCTCTGGCATCTGGTTGACGAGGGCGCGCGCGCCTGGCATGCCGGGGCAGGGCAGTGGGGGGATGTGACAGATGTCAACTCGCGCTCTATCGGCATTGAACTGGCCAATACCGGCCTGCATCCGTTTCCCGAGCCGCAGATGCGGGCGTTGGAGGGGCTGATTGTGGGCATCATGGCGCGGTGGTCTATCCCGCCTGCCCGGGTCATCGCCCATTCCGATATGGCGCCTGCGCGCAAATGTGATCCGGGGCCGCGTTTTGACTGGCGGCGGTTGGCGCGGCAGGGGCTGTCGATCTGGCCTGCGCAGGGATCTGAAGCCGCCCCAGAGCAATTTTCACACGATGCCGCGCGGTTTGGCTATGTCCGGTCCGAGGGTGTGAGCGAGGCCGATATCCTGCGCGCCTTTCGCCTGCGGTTTCGCCCGCATGTCACGGGGCCGCTTGACCCGCAGGATTGCGCGATGATGGCGGACCTCGCCGCGCGCTTCGCCGTTGACCGCGCCGCGCCAAGCGCCTAA
- the gatA gene encoding Asp-tRNA(Asn)/Glu-tRNA(Gln) amidotransferase subunit GatA, with product MTDLNRMTIAEARDALRKGDVTSLELTEACLAAVDGAGALNAFVHHTPEVARAQAQAADTRIAKGDAPAMCGIPLGIKDLFCTKGVPSQAASRILQGFKPEYESTVTQNLFDAGAVMLGKLNMDEFAMGSSNETSCYGNAVNPWRRGNDETALTPGGSSGGSASAVAADLCLGATGTDTGGSIRQPAAFTGITGIKPTYGRCSRWGIVAFASSLDQAGPMTKTVRDSAIMLGAMCGHDPKDSTSADLPVPDFEALLTGDIRGKVIGIPREYRMEGMPAEIEKLWSDGAEMLRAAGAEIRDISLPHTKYALPAYYVIAPAEASSNLARYDGVRYGHRAKLAQGDGITEMYEKTRAEGFGHEVQRRVMVGTYVLSAGFYDAYYNRARRVRALIKRDFDEAFAAGVDAILTPATPSAAFGLGEMTDADPVQMYLNDVFTVTVNLAGLPGVAVPTGLDGKGLPLGLQLIGRPWEEGDLLNTAYALEQAAGFVAKPAKWW from the coding sequence ATGACCGATCTCAACCGGATGACGATTGCCGAGGCGCGAGATGCGTTGCGCAAAGGGGATGTGACAAGCCTTGAGTTGACCGAGGCCTGTCTTGCGGCGGTCGATGGGGCAGGGGCGCTGAACGCCTTTGTGCATCACACACCCGAGGTTGCCCGCGCGCAGGCGCAGGCGGCGGATACGCGGATTGCCAAGGGCGATGCGCCCGCGATGTGCGGCATTCCCCTTGGTATCAAGGACCTCTTTTGCACCAAGGGCGTGCCAAGCCAAGCGGCAAGCCGCATTCTGCAAGGCTTCAAGCCGGAATACGAATCGACCGTAACGCAGAACCTGTTTGACGCGGGCGCTGTGATGCTGGGCAAGCTCAACATGGACGAATTTGCCATGGGATCGAGCAATGAGACCTCTTGCTATGGCAATGCGGTCAATCCGTGGCGGCGTGGCAATGACGAAACCGCGCTGACGCCCGGTGGATCGTCGGGCGGGTCGGCCAGTGCCGTGGCTGCCGATCTTTGCCTTGGGGCGACCGGCACGGATACTGGCGGCTCGATCCGCCAGCCTGCGGCCTTTACCGGCATCACCGGCATCAAGCCCACCTATGGGCGTTGTTCGCGTTGGGGCATTGTGGCCTTTGCCTCGAGCCTCGATCAGGCCGGGCCGATGACCAAGACGGTGCGCGATAGCGCGATCATGCTCGGCGCGATGTGCGGGCATGATCCCAAGGACAGCACCTCGGCTGATCTGCCCGTGCCCGATTTCGAGGCGCTGCTGACGGGGGATATTCGCGGCAAGGTGATCGGCATCCCGCGCGAATACCGGATGGAGGGCATGCCCGCCGAGATCGAAAAGCTGTGGTCTGACGGGGCCGAGATGCTGCGCGCGGCAGGGGCGGAGATCCGCGATATTTCGCTGCCGCATACCAAATACGCGCTGCCCGCCTATTACGTGATTGCCCCGGCTGAGGCCTCATCCAACCTCGCGCGCTATGACGGGGTGCGCTATGGGCACCGCGCCAAGCTGGCGCAGGGCGATGGTATCACGGAAATGTACGAGAAAACCCGCGCCGAAGGCTTTGGCCATGAGGTGCAGCGCCGCGTGATGGTGGGCACCTATGTGCTGTCGGCCGGGTTCTATGACGCCTATTACAATCGCGCCCGCCGGGTGCGCGCCCTGATCAAGCGCGACTTTGACGAGGCCTTTGCCGCCGGTGTCGATGCGATCCTCACACCGGCCACGCCAAGCGCTGCCTTTGGGCTGGGCGAGATGACGGATGCCGATCCGGTGCAGATGTATCTGAACGATGTCTTCACCGTGACGGTCAATCTGGCCGGTTTGCCGGGTGTTGCCGTGCCCACGGGGCTGGATGGCAAGGGCTTGCCGCTGGGTTTGCAGCTGATTGGGCGGCCTTGGGAAGAGGGCGATCTGCTTAACACCGCCTATGCGCTGGAACAGGCCGCAGGTTTTGTGGCAAAGCCCGCAAAATGGTGGTAA
- a CDS encoding DUF2244 domain-containing protein, which yields MPYEWTAPRTEADTDRTLSLWPHRSLPRRGFAAFVLATFTLITVPLYPLLGTAVLWGLLPFLLMAVAGMWWALEHSYRTARLTEVLTIAPEEVHLVRTNPRGDVQEWACNRYWAQVNMHDTGGPVAHYITLKGSGREVEIGAFLSEEERMALYGELADALRPPGTVVG from the coding sequence ATGCCGTATGAATGGACCGCGCCTCGCACCGAGGCTGATACAGATAGAACGCTCTCGCTCTGGCCGCATCGCTCGCTGCCGCGCCGGGGCTTTGCCGCCTTTGTGCTGGCCACGTTCACGCTGATCACCGTGCCGCTCTATCCGCTTCTTGGCACGGCGGTGCTTTGGGGGCTGTTGCCGTTCCTGCTTATGGCGGTGGCGGGGATGTGGTGGGCGTTGGAGCACAGCTATCGTACCGCGCGGCTGACCGAGGTTCTGACCATCGCGCCCGAAGAGGTGCATCTGGTGCGCACCAACCCGCGCGGCGATGTGCAGGAATGGGCCTGCAACCGCTATTGGGCGCAGGTCAATATGCATGACACTGGCGGGCCGGTCGCGCATTACATCACGCTCAAGGGATCAGGCCGCGAGGTTGAGATTGGCGCGTTCCTGTCGGAAGAGGAGCGGATGGCGCTTTACGGCGAATTGGCGGATGCCCTGCGCCCGCCCGGCACGGTGGTGGGGTAG
- the betA gene encoding choline dehydrogenase, with amino-acid sequence MQADYVIVGAGSAGCAMAYRLAEAGKSVLVIEHGGTDAGPFIQMPGALSYPMNMKRYDWGYLSEPEPHLGNRRLVCPRGKVIGGSSSINGMVYVRGHARDYDHWRDQGCDGWGYADVLPYFKRMENWHDGGHGGDAGWRGTDGPLHVSRGRRDNPLVRAFVEAGKQAGYPETHDYNGHQQEGFGPFEMTVHKGQRWSAANAYLKPALKRDNCDIIRGFVSRVVIEEGRAVGVEVLVKGRKEVVRAHAEVILAASSINSPKILMLSGIGPAAHLAAHGIPVVADRAGVGQNLQDHLELYIQMAASQPVSLYKYWNLFGKAWVGARWLLNKSGPGASNQFESCGFIRSGAGVDYPDIQYHFLPIAVRYDGKAAAEGHGFQAHVGPMRSPSRGAVTLRSADPADDPVIRFNYMSEAQDWEDFRKCIRLTREIFAQDAFAPYVSHEIQPGAAVESDDALDDFIREHAESAYHPCGTCKMGRASDPMAVVDPVGRVIGVEGLRVADSSLFPRITNGNLNAPSIMVGEKIADAVLGRSPLPPENAEPWMHPDWAQSQR; translated from the coding sequence CTGGTGATCGAGCATGGCGGCACGGATGCTGGCCCCTTTATCCAGATGCCCGGCGCGCTGAGTTACCCGATGAACATGAAGCGCTATGACTGGGGCTATCTGAGCGAGCCCGAGCCGCATTTGGGCAATCGTCGTCTGGTCTGTCCGCGTGGCAAGGTGATTGGTGGCTCCAGCAGCATCAATGGCATGGTCTATGTGCGCGGCCATGCGCGTGATTACGACCACTGGCGCGATCAAGGCTGCGATGGCTGGGGCTATGCCGATGTGCTGCCCTATTTCAAGCGGATGGAGAACTGGCACGACGGCGGGCATGGCGGCGATGCGGGGTGGCGCGGCACGGATGGCCCGCTGCATGTCAGCCGGGGGCGGCGCGATAATCCGCTGGTGCGCGCCTTTGTCGAGGCGGGCAAGCAAGCGGGCTATCCCGAGACGCATGACTACAACGGCCACCAGCAAGAGGGGTTCGGCCCCTTTGAGATGACCGTCCACAAAGGGCAGCGCTGGTCGGCGGCCAATGCCTATCTCAAACCGGCGCTGAAACGCGACAATTGCGATATTATCCGGGGGTTTGTCAGCCGCGTGGTGATCGAAGAGGGGCGCGCGGTGGGCGTCGAGGTGCTGGTCAAGGGGCGCAAAGAGGTGGTGCGCGCGCATGCCGAGGTGATCCTTGCCGCGTCTTCGATCAACTCGCCCAAGATCCTGATGCTGTCGGGCATTGGCCCTGCCGCGCATCTGGCCGCGCATGGCATTCCGGTGGTCGCGGATCGTGCGGGTGTGGGCCAGAACCTTCAGGATCATCTGGAGCTTTATATCCAGATGGCGGCAAGCCAGCCCGTCAGCCTTTACAAATACTGGAACCTCTTTGGCAAGGCGTGGGTGGGCGCGCGCTGGCTTTTGAACAAAAGCGGGCCGGGGGCCAGCAACCAGTTTGAAAGCTGTGGCTTTATCCGATCCGGTGCGGGCGTGGATTATCCCGATATCCAGTATCATTTCCTGCCCATCGCCGTGCGCTACGATGGCAAGGCGGCGGCCGAGGGGCATGGCTTTCAGGCGCATGTCGGGCCGATGCGCAGCCCGTCGCGCGGCGCTGTGACCCTGCGCAGCGCCGACCCTGCCGATGATCCGGTGATCCGCTTTAACTATATGAGCGAAGCGCAGGATTGGGAGGATTTCCGCAAATGTATCCGCCTGACGCGCGAGATTTTCGCGCAAGACGCCTTTGCGCCCTATGTGAGCCATGAGATTCAGCCGGGTGCGGCGGTAGAGAGCGACGACGCGTTGGATGATTTCATCCGCGAGCATGCCGAGAGCGCCTATCACCCCTGCGGCACCTGCAAAATGGGGCGCGCCAGCGATCCGATGGCGGTGGTGGACCCAGTGGGACGGGTGATCGGGGTGGAGGGGCTGCGCGTGGCGGATTCGAGCCTGTTTCCGCGCATCACCAATGGCAATCTCAATGCGCCGTCGATCATGGTGGGCGAAAAGATCGCCGATGCCGTGCTGGGCCGCAGCCCGCTGCCGCCCGAGAATGCAGAGCCCTGGATGCATCCCGACTGGGCGCAAAGCCAGCGCTGA
- a CDS encoding pentapeptide repeat-containing protein: MDQTDLTITLPLSAQQGQIILFALGIAVASVIVWVATETETRKPSPLALLKAFGWAMVPIWLLLFGGTLWQVWQMLSGGDTAFAGRQSLGAGALVAALLGAPFVVWGTVLKQRTVDFQQEGHITDRINKAVEQLGAEKSVKRDGKETTEPNIEVRIGAILSLERIAQDSTRYDKGRDHVRVMEILCAYVRENSNARAPRDFPLVDWEPLKDDATKAERKAHEMWREVRFRDRFNANAREWAVSLPKPRADIAQTLQVLGRRTAEQRRVEAAWPNPPEKETVWPFDVPCPELSEVEGDDVRTSAEIESFKKKLVAWRDRLHDYSGYRLDLRGANLQGTDLSAKRPDASDAVFAGLLLVGTRIEGANLSEARMEGADLNAARMEGANLSRARMEGADLSAARIEGANLFRTRMGNANLFWAQMEGASLFWARMEGASLSGARMEGAYLSGARMEGAYLSGARMEGTFLTEARMEGASLFRARMDSFTSLMAATFQGAAMRDMNLRKVPIFAEQLNSSFGDLTVELPKGMARPAHWPDWELDGQTFDTEWRKWRNNPIVYTPPPKPEG; the protein is encoded by the coding sequence ATGGATCAGACGGATTTGACCATCACATTGCCGCTCAGCGCGCAGCAAGGGCAGATCATTCTTTTTGCGCTGGGCATTGCCGTGGCCAGCGTGATCGTCTGGGTCGCGACAGAAACGGAAACCCGCAAACCTTCGCCGTTGGCCCTGCTCAAGGCCTTTGGCTGGGCAATGGTGCCGATCTGGCTTTTGCTCTTTGGTGGCACGCTCTGGCAGGTCTGGCAGATGCTCTCGGGTGGCGACACCGCGTTTGCGGGCAGACAGTCTCTGGGCGCAGGCGCTCTGGTTGCGGCGCTTCTGGGTGCGCCCTTCGTGGTCTGGGGCACGGTGCTGAAACAGCGCACGGTGGATTTCCAGCAAGAGGGCCATATCACCGACCGCATCAACAAGGCGGTGGAGCAGTTGGGGGCGGAAAAGAGCGTCAAGCGCGACGGCAAAGAAACTACGGAACCCAATATCGAGGTCCGCATCGGCGCGATCCTATCACTGGAACGCATCGCGCAGGACAGCACGCGCTATGACAAGGGGCGCGATCATGTGCGGGTGATGGAGATTTTATGCGCCTATGTGCGAGAGAATTCCAACGCCAGAGCGCCGCGTGATTTTCCCTTGGTCGATTGGGAGCCGTTGAAGGACGACGCCACAAAGGCAGAGCGCAAGGCGCATGAGATGTGGCGTGAAGTGCGGTTCAGAGACCGCTTCAATGCCAATGCGCGGGAATGGGCGGTCAGCCTGCCAAAACCCCGCGCAGATATTGCACAGACCTTGCAGGTTCTTGGCCGCCGCACCGCCGAGCAGCGCCGGGTCGAGGCGGCGTGGCCAAATCCGCCAGAGAAAGAGACCGTTTGGCCCTTTGATGTGCCTTGTCCGGAATTGTCAGAAGTGGAGGGTGATGACGTCCGGACATCAGCAGAGATCGAAAGTTTCAAGAAAAAGCTCGTTGCATGGCGCGACCGCCTGCACGACTACTCCGGTTATCGGCTCGACCTGCGGGGGGCCAATTTACAAGGAACAGACCTGTCAGCGAAACGCCCCGATGCCTCTGATGCGGTTTTTGCTGGTTTGTTGCTGGTAGGCACACGGATAGAGGGAGCGAACCTCAGCGAGGCGCGGATGGAAGGGGCGGACCTCAACGCTGCGCGGATGGAGGGGGCGAACCTCAGCAGGGCGCGGATGGAGGGGGCGGACCTCAGCGCGGCGCGGATCGAGGGGGCCAACCTCTTCCGGACGCGGATGGGGAATGCGAACCTCTTCTGGGCGCAGATGGAGGGAGCGAGCCTCTTCTGGGCGCGGATGGAGGGGGCGAGCCTTAGCGGGGCGCGGATGGAGGGGGCGTACCTTAGCGGGGCGCGGATGGAGGGGGCGTACCTTAGCGGGGCGCGGATGGAGGGGACGTTCCTCACAGAGGCGCGGATGGAGGGAGCGAGCCTCTTCCGGGCGCGGATGGATAGTTTCACGTCTCTCATGGCGGCTACTTTCCAAGGTGCCGCCATGAGAGACATGAACTTGAGAAAAGTGCCGATTTTCGCCGAACAGCTCAATTCAAGTTTCGGGGACTTAACTGTCGAATTGCCCAAGGGGATGGCACGACCGGCCCATTGGCCGGATTGGGAATTGGATGGGCAAACCTTCGACACCGAATGGCGCAAGTGGCGGAACAACCCCATTGTCTACACACCGCCGCCGAAGCCGGAGGGGTAG
- the ctaD gene encoding cytochrome c oxidase subunit I, whose product MADAAIHGHEHEDQRGFFTRWFMSTNHKDIGILYLIVSAFVGLISVTFTVYMRMELMEPGVQYMCMEGARFIASDVAECTPNGHLWNVMITYHGVLMMFFVVIPALFGGFGNYFMPLQIGAPDMAFPRMNNLSFWLYVAGTSLGVASLLAPGGNGQLGSGVGWVLYPPLSTNEAGMSMDLAIFAVHVSGASSILGAINMITTFLNMRAPGMTLFKVPLFSWSIFVTAWLILLSLPVLAGAITMLLTDRNFGTTFFDPSGGGDPILYQHILWFFGHPEVYIIILPGFGIISHVIATFSRKPIFGYLPMVWALIAIGVLGFVVWAHHMYTVGMSLTQQSYFMLATMVIAVPTGVKVFSWIATMWGGSIEFRTPMLWAFGFLFLFTVGGVTGIVLSQAAVDRAYHDTYYVVAHFHYVMSLGAVFAIFAGIYFYFPKMTGRMIPEWGGKLHFWAMFIGANLTFFPQHFLGRQGMPRRYIDYPEAFALWNWWSSIGAFLSFASFVFFFGLVIYALFRGARETRPNPWNEYADTLEWTLPSPPPEHTFEQLPKREDWDKQPAH is encoded by the coding sequence ATGGCAGATGCAGCCATTCACGGCCACGAACACGAAGATCAGCGCGGGTTTTTCACCCGGTGGTTCATGTCTACGAACCACAAGGATATCGGTATCCTCTATCTGATCGTTTCAGCGTTTGTCGGCCTGATCTCGGTCACGTTCACCGTCTATATGCGGATGGAACTGATGGAACCGGGCGTTCAATACATGTGCATGGAAGGCGCACGGTTCATCGCCTCTGATGTTGCCGAATGTACGCCCAACGGTCACCTCTGGAACGTGATGATCACCTATCACGGCGTGCTGATGATGTTCTTTGTCGTCATTCCCGCCCTCTTTGGTGGGTTTGGCAACTATTTCATGCCCTTGCAGATCGGCGCGCCGGATATGGCGTTTCCGCGTATGAACAACCTGTCGTTCTGGCTCTATGTTGCGGGCACCTCGCTGGGTGTGGCCTCGCTCTTGGCGCCGGGTGGCAATGGTCAATTGGGTTCGGGCGTGGGTTGGGTGCTTTATCCGCCGCTTTCGACCAATGAGGCGGGCATGTCGATGGACCTTGCGATTTTCGCGGTCCACGTGTCGGGCGCATCGTCGATCCTTGGGGCGATCAATATGATCACCACCTTCCTCAACATGCGCGCGCCGGGCATGACGCTGTTCAAGGTGCCGCTGTTTTCCTGGTCGATCTTTGTCACCGCCTGGCTGATCCTGCTCAGCCTGCCGGTTCTGGCGGGGGCGATCACCATGCTGCTCACCGACCGTAACTTTGGGACCACCTTCTTTGATCCCTCGGGCGGCGGCGATCCGATCCTCTACCAGCACATCCTGTGGTTCTTTGGCCATCCGGAAGTGTATATCATCATCCTGCCCGGGTTTGGCATCATCAGCCATGTGATCGCCACCTTCTCGCGCAAGCCGATCTTTGGCTATCTGCCGATGGTCTGGGCGCTGATCGCGATTGGGGTTCTGGGCTTTGTCGTCTGGGCGCACCACATGTATACCGTGGGCATGTCGCTGACGCAGCAGAGCTATTTCATGCTGGCGACGATGGTCATCGCGGTGCCGACGGGCGTCAAGGTGTTCTCTTGGATCGCCACGATGTGGGGCGGCTCGATCGAATTCCGCACACCGATGCTTTGGGCCTTTGGCTTTCTCTTCCTCTTCACCGTGGGCGGCGTGACCGGCATTGTCCTCAGCCAAGCTGCCGTGGACCGCGCCTATCATGACACCTACTATGTCGTGGCGCATTTCCATTATGTGATGAGCTTGGGGGCCGTGTTCGCGATCTTTGCGGGGATTTACTTTTACTTCCCCAAGATGACCGGGCGTATGATCCCTGAATGGGGTGGCAAGCTGCACTTCTGGGCGATGTTCATCGGTGCGAACCTTACCTTCTTCCCGCAGCACTTCCTGGGTCGTCAGGGCATGCCGCGCCGTTACATCGACTATCCCGAGGCTTTCGCGCTGTGGAACTGGTGGTCGTCGATTGGGGCCTTCCTGTCCTTCGCGTCGTTCGTGTTCTTCTTTGGCCTCGTGATCTATGCCCTCTTCCGGGGCGCCCGCGAGACCCGGCCGAACCCGTGGAACGAATATGCCGACACGCTGGAATGGACCCTGCCGTCGCCGCCGCCGGAGCACACCTTTGAGCAGCTTCCCAAGCGCGAAGATTGGGACAAGCAGCCCGCGCACTAA
- the gatC gene encoding Asp-tRNA(Asn)/Glu-tRNA(Gln) amidotransferase subunit GatC — translation MSIDLETAAKVAKLARIAVPQEALPALANEFNTILGFIEQLNEVDVTGVEPMTSVTPMRLKRREDVVSDGNQQAAVLSNAPDAREGFFAVPKVVE, via the coding sequence ATGTCGATTGATCTCGAAACCGCCGCCAAGGTGGCCAAACTGGCGCGGATCGCAGTGCCGCAAGAGGCGCTGCCGGCGCTGGCCAATGAATTCAACACCATTCTCGGCTTTATCGAGCAGTTGAACGAGGTCGATGTCACGGGTGTAGAGCCGATGACGAGCGTCACGCCCATGCGCCTCAAGCGGCGCGAGGACGTGGTGAGCGATGGCAATCAGCAGGCGGCGGTGCTGTCGAACGCGCCTGATGCGCGCGAGGGGTTCTTTGCCGTGCCGAAGGTGGTGGAATAA
- a CDS encoding DM13 domain-containing protein has product MLITRRHFAGLTLAAAATALGAAPSFAASDIRKGTLSGRQGYTVSGTVKIKKKDGKTVVHLADDYLFDPSKNPPDIKIGFGNGEQYAKGSKIHDKLTVKKGAASFEVPAGINTDDFQELYIYCEQFSVILGVAPLK; this is encoded by the coding sequence ATGCTTATCACGCGTCGTCACTTCGCTGGCCTCACTCTGGCCGCTGCCGCCACAGCGCTTGGGGCCGCGCCATCCTTTGCGGCCTCGGATATCCGCAAGGGCACGCTTTCGGGTCGGCAGGGTTATACCGTGTCGGGAACGGTCAAGATCAAGAAAAAGGATGGCAAAACCGTCGTTCATCTTGCAGATGACTATCTTTTTGATCCCAGCAAGAACCCACCGGATATCAAGATCGGTTTTGGCAATGGCGAGCAATATGCCAAGGGTTCCAAGATCCACGACAAGCTGACCGTCAAGAAAGGGGCTGCAAGTTTCGAGGTGCCCGCCGGGATCAATACCGACGACTTCCAAGAGCTCTATATTTATTGCGAGCAGTTCAGCGTCATTCTGGGTGTCGCCCCGCTCAAATGA
- a CDS encoding thermonuclease family protein, whose protein sequence is MLRICLLIVLGLVPLSAGAEGFGGLVRVIDGDTLDVGEVRVRLHGIDAPELGQICTNPDGATWDCGTWVAEEVRARIENREARCQAVEKDRYDRTVARCEVVGQDVGRMLVADGLALAYRKYSMAYDLDEKAAVIAGRGLHEVLMARPEDHRRMVREERAAEAQANAPAPQAGCVIKGNRSGSGNQIYHMPGQADYDATVITEAKGERWFCSEAEARAAGWRRAKR, encoded by the coding sequence ATGTTAAGGATTTGTTTACTCATCGTTCTCGGTCTGGTCCCGCTCTCTGCCGGGGCTGAGGGGTTTGGCGGCCTTGTCCGAGTGATCGACGGCGACACGCTTGATGTGGGCGAGGTTCGCGTGCGCTTGCACGGGATCGACGCGCCGGAACTGGGGCAGATTTGCACCAACCCCGATGGCGCGACCTGGGATTGCGGCACATGGGTGGCCGAAGAGGTGCGCGCCCGGATCGAGAACCGCGAGGCGCGCTGTCAGGCGGTGGAGAAGGACCGCTATGATCGCACCGTCGCACGTTGCGAGGTGGTGGGGCAGGATGTGGGCCGGATGCTGGTGGCGGATGGCTTGGCGCTGGCCTATCGCAAATATTCGATGGCCTATGATCTGGATGAAAAGGCGGCTGTGATCGCCGGGCGCGGTCTGCATGAGGTGCTGATGGCACGCCCCGAGGATCATCGCCGCATGGTGCGCGAAGAGCGCGCGGCGGAAGCCCAGGCAAACGCGCCCGCGCCGCAAGCGGGCTGCGTGATCAAGGGCAATCGCAGCGGGTCTGGCAATCAGATTTATCACATGCCGGGGCAGGCGGATTATGACGCGACCGTCATCACCGAGGCCAAGGGCGAACGCTGGTTCTGTTCCGAGGCCGAGGCCCGCGCGGCAGGCTGGCGGCGCGCCAAGCGCTGA